The Cryptomeria japonica unplaced genomic scaffold, Sugi_1.0 HiC_scaffold_28, whole genome shotgun sequence DNA window TATGAGTCCTTCAAAGGTGAAATCTAAATTCCATGAGGCATTCTGATAGTTTGATACTATCCCATAAGTTTTATAAATAGCGACGTTTTAAAATACTCATATACATCTTGTGTATTTTTTAATTGTACTTCCAATAAGGTAAATGATTTATTTCTTAGTCCAACCTTTACTTTTATGGTTCTTCCTTCAAGTGGAGCTTGATACTCATTTTGCACAAAAAATAGACATTATAGTATGTAATATTTAAAGGGGAGGAGGATAGTGAATAGATAATTGTTTTATTTATATACATCCTACAGTTTGCTACTCAAACACTAGCTTATTTCTATTTTAGGCTAACTTTTATGTATAAAAATCTGATTCGTTCTTAAATTTTTTATCCTACTAGAATTGAAACTTTTAGGGTCCTATTTCCAAAAGTCCTCTATGATCTCTAGGTTGAATTACGTTAACTTGAATCTTAGGAGGTTCAAGATTTGCTTCCCATTTTTTTTATTGTACTCCCATCCAAATAGAAGTGGATCTAAAATAAAGAACGTTTCCTTTTTAAAAACTCCATACATATTGAGTAATATTGCTAAGTTATTGAAAAAATTCTATGGATAACAATCTATCTATGAGAAATTTGGTAAGCCGAAAGGGTTACTCATAATTGTGCAATATTATCATTGTATGTTGTTGTCTAAGGAACGAGTCCAAAAAACTAAAAAGTATTAGTAGATTTTGGAGATTGCATGTGTCCAAACCGAATCTATGGTCATCTTTAGCAAGTCCATGAAATTTCGTATGTAGGCTGATTGCAAAAATACTAGGCAAAAAGTGGcattttaataaatgattaaatatataAGAAAGAAAGAGTACTTAAGAAATTATTGTCCAATAAAATTGGCTATTTGATATTGTATTATAGTTTCCTTGGATTATACATAATTGATTTCAAGGATTTGGTATTCAGCTCATGTAAAGCTCCTAACTTAAAATCATACACTTGTCATTCACGATTTAAtcaaaaaatgaaatcaagaataaaaaatgcatcctttatattttgttgatagttgataagattgattggtaaAGAAGGAAGCTCAATATTTTCACCATCACAATTTAGTTCCTTATCAAGAAAGCTAACTTGATTCTTTGTAGTCCCTTATGTCTTCTTCAAGCTCTCATAAATTAAATGCAATGCCTCCCCATCATGGGGAAGTTGCGGCATTACCATAGTAGCCTCCACAATAATTGTCACATCCCTAGACAATCATTGTTTTAGAATTATAATGTGTTGGATGTATACTTGTATAATCTTAAAGTATGGGTGCAATTGAGCGACAATAAAATGTGCTAGTGTAGAGCTATATACCTAGAAACCAAATATTTGGTAATCTCATAATTATAGATAGTATGGCATGCATACATGCAATCCTCAACTAAAGTTCTCggtagatttagatagcactagaaCATTCATATTGTCACTAATTCTGAGGATTAGAGAAAGATTTGAGAACTTACCCTTGTTGactatttttacaaattttgtatGAAGGTATTTTGGGCTACAACAGAGCTGAGGCGTATTATCTCTTGTTTAATAGCAATGTTCATAATTAAAATCAATACTGATTTACGCGTACTTTTATTATCTATCAGATTACTGATGACACGTGATTGTTTTCTATGACAATCAAAAGCTAATTTGTATCATCCACAGCTATGAACTCCTGCATAGTTGATTTCATTTCACGCTAAAGGTTAAGCTTTGAAGTTAAATTAATTCAATAATGAATGTGACAACATGTTAAATATATACATCCAGATAAAAAGAATAATTCAATAACCAACACAGTTGTGGTGACATTGCGGCGCAGAACGTTGGACGTTGATGTCATCTGGAGTTGAGTGAGACATGAATTATTCCTCTTCTGATGGCTGCGTCCATTTGCCATCTGGACCTTTAACGAGGCCCTTGTTCTGTTCCTGCCACCATTTTGGAGGAATTTCATATTTCTCGCGCAATAAATCACAGCTCTTATTAACCAGAGCATGATCTCTTCCACTCCAAGAAAACGGCTGCTTACTTCCAACATACCCGTCCAGTAAATGCAAGTAAAGCTCTAAATTATGAAAGTAGGCAAGATTATGGGTGTGCTGAATGAATGGAGAATTGTTGTGTAAAGGAAGCTCGAAGCCAACATGAAAGTATGTCCACGGAAGCCAATGCAGCAATTTGCTGAGGCATCCCACGTTCTCGTTCATACAAACTCCGGGCACTTTGGGAACCACGTCACGCTTGTTCACAAACCTCAGCACTTTCACTCCAATCTCCTCCACCCGTTTAGCAAACGCAAGATTTCCCACCCGGGGAGAGGCAAAAGCGAAGACGGTGACGGGAATTTGATGAAAATTATGCTTGGTGCAAAGCATTTGTTTGATATCATAAGCGCTCAAGGTTGCAAGTGCAGCTCCTAAGCTCTGTCCCGTAAATGTTATGCTTAAATTGTCCATCTCTTTTTCATAAACTTGAATCAATCGTTCTATCTCTGAGACTACCAAATCTCTGGTGCTGGTGTTCACAGTGGCTCCTGCAGCGCCTTGACGGTGACGGACAGTTGAAGTATAGCAGCTCAGGAATCCTCTCTCAATTAGTACTCCATCCGCGAAATGATGCTCTTGGTTTTTGCCTGTCCTCTTGCATCTATAGGATAATCTTGTAGGTACAAGAATATCTCTCAGGTCTTCTATCCATTCTTCAGCAGTCTGAGTTCCTCTCCATGCAATCACTATGTCTCGTCGTCCAAGCCTTCTTATCTCATTTGGATCCGTGCAAACTGCAATAAAACCCAACCAAACACCTTGGTCTTTTGGTTTCTCACCAAAAACTTGATTTAACAGATTAGTATTGGCGTAAACATATTTAGTGACTTGGTAGCCACTTTCAGACATGCCCATCTTATTGAACAGATCTCTTTTACTGTGATAACATGTGCCGTAGTTTTTGGAGTAGCTTTTGCCATCAAATGCGTCGTAACAAAGCTGTGCCAAATTCCCATATCTGAGAGCTTCAGCTTTCAAATTGGGCACCATGGGATCAAGCAAACCATTCCAATTATGGgcaccttgtatatctctccataCGTCACATAGCTGAGGCTGCGTTGAGTTAGTTTGGGAACTGGGTAATTATACAGCATTATCTTCAAGCTGGGGCAATGGAAATACGGCCATTGATTGGCTGATAGAAATTAAGGAATCAATCAAATAATTGTGTCTGATTTCTGGGATGTCAAACAATGATCGGCCAGACAAAGCGTTCGAGGATGAATACAAGGTTTAAGACGAGCACCTTATAAATAGAAAATCACGCACTACAATAGCAGACAATCACGCACTACAATAGCAGACAAAGTAGAATTTCAATCTTCCAACCTGAACTTCTTCTTGTTGACGAGAATTGGGCATATAAGGCTTTGACTTCCCTTGTTCTTCCCGCGTTGTTGTTTTCAAACCTAACGTTCAGACACTAGATTAATACTACAGTATTTATTCAAAGACTATAATCAGAAGGTGTCAAGCTCCCCCACACAGATTGCAATATATTTTTTCAGCCGCCTTCACATCATGTATCTCGTGAATTTCCATCGCCACACTCAGATTGTCTGGCCAGGGGTTCCTAACTTTCAAATTAGCAAAACCCATGACCGCTATTTCTTTGTATCAATGCAAACTGCGCATTTTCtaacattttaatatttaaaaggaaAGATCATAAATTTGTGTGTTAAGATCTTGTTTAGGTATAAAACTGGTATCAAAAAGTTTGACAGGGATTTCCTAATTTTCTTGAATGTAAAAGTGAACATTTTTCAAAGGGGCATTTGTAACTTGGGTAAGAACAAGCTATAAATAAACCGACAGAAATGTTGTTTATGTCAAGGTGTGGAAAGTAATTAAGGATGGACTCAGATCATGCGTGGTTTTAAGATAGACACATCTCACATGACACATGATATAAAAAAGATCCTTTTCGCTCCATTTTATCTAGGTTGATGtcaaattttgtgattttatatgttgaaatcacatattttgattgtggtgttttatgttttaaaaaacatgtctatgtttggatatctgtgtttacatttattgatgaagtatttgagATATTTATAAGAGAACTCCATTAATTCAGTTTTATATCTTCCTACACATCTATTATTCGTTAACCCAACTCTAGATTAGGATTTtctaaaaaaatgtgaaaaaatatcTAACTAATTCAAGTCAAGTGTTAACCTTGTATCATTTGTCActttctttataatttttaaaatctttgtGAGCTTAAAATCTCATGTCCTTGTGTATATAAACTAGTTTGGAGGGCTAAAATTGCAACAAGTTTTACATAGTGGGTCCAAGAATTTGCTAATTTACACAAAATTGATCGACAATTGTtagaaaatcaatcaaacattgtggctCACCTTGAATTGCGAATAATATGGCAACTATATTTGATGGGTAGAAGTGTAGATCCCTTAGGGATTTGTATTGACTTTATGgaatcattgtattttttttctaagtgtatccTTTTGCTTGTGAAATCCAATAGAGAGGTCtattttaaaatcaatttgttGATCGATGGTCATCCCCAAACTTGCCATACTTAATACTTGCAAATGTGGTTGCAACTTTAGGTTTCCATCACCGATCATCTTGATTGCATTTTCAATCAAATAATTCATTTCCGCGGGATAGTAAATTATTCCTATAAAAATTGAAATACATATGGAAACTATTACGCAATGAATGTAAACTATAAAACTTTACCTTATGAAGCAGACATTGCAAATGAAGTTGAAACAATAATACCTATTTAACCATGTATAATTAATGTTGAAGATACAACATAGTTGTTTCCAAGATGAATTAATTTTTTGAAGTGTAATACATTTAGATAGGTTATACATATTTTTTGAATAATACATGTCAATTTTCTTGTTTTGATGTTTTACAACAAGATAATGTCTTATGGAAGTTTACTCTCTACATAATTAGAAAGAATGAATGGTGGTGAGTAAAAAGGGATACAAAATATGAGCAATATTCTATACGACTTGTAAAATGCCAATAATCtaaaaataacatttatttttacaaacataaatataaatgtGGATTAGAATGAGTGAATTAAAGATTTTTTAGTTATTACTAAGCTAAAAAATTATAATGAATTTATGTAAAATGGTAATAATTATTGATATAAACATATAGTTCCTATTATTGGTTTAGTTATGATTGATTAAAGCAAGATAGGCCTGGACCTCTTACATAACCACTATAAAGAAGCTACTTGAAGACAGAGGACCAGAGGAGGTCATACGGGCCCCACTAGGTAAGGTTGAAGCCAAATGAAACTTATAAAGTCTTAGAATTAAACACTGGTGAAGAGGGAGAGTGTTCTTGGGAACCACCGACTGAGATAAGGAGGAGCAAAtccataattttttaaaaaatttacctCCTATTATTGGTGTAGTAAAAATATTAGTTAGAACTTTTATTATGTGCCAACAATTGTAAGTAATTCAAATGAAATGTGGGACGTAAtttgcaattaattaattattgctaGTAGGTATGATCACTTGTAAATACATCTATCACTAATTGTTGGAGAATAgtaatagaaatttaaaataggaagcaactcaagaaaagaacaaaaacttgaaatataaaaaataaagttattatattttattaatgtaagTAGCTAGAGAGGTGGGAATGGCGGGAACAACTGGAGTGACTGGTTTGAATTCGAATGGAGCAGGAGCAGGAGCGGGAAGATTGGGTGATGAAGGTTTCGGAGGCTCCCACGTGATGTAATCCATGGGAGAAACAAAACCTAAAGCTTCTGATGGCAGTCTCAACGGGTTTTGGGATGGGGACACCTTGCCGGTACCAACAAAAGAAAAAACTGACTTTACTGTTTTACCTTGTGGTGGGGAGGGTCCCAGAAAGTTTGTGGAGAATCTTAGGAAACCGGGATCTCTAGACTGCAACAGAAAATGGTCTACTTTATTTGGGTCAAACCTCAAATGCAAGGCTATTGCGCCTCTTCCCCATAAAGTGGACCTGAAGTTTGGCTCTTGTTCAATTTCTATTCCAGATTGTATCGTGGAAAAGAATATGGCTAATCTGGCCCCTGTCTTGGTTGGCAAGTTTATTGGCCCTCGACCTAATATTGAAGCTGTTAGGGATTCGGTGTCTCGTAAATGGAAGGGAAAGGGTCAAATTGATGTGGTTTCCATGTCTAATggttttttctccttctcctttgccTGTGAGGAGGACCTTCGATCTTTCTTAGCGGGTGGTCCCTGGATGTTAGGCAAATCATCGTTGGCTCTCAAGAAATGGGAACTAGGCTTTAACCCAAAGGAATGGGAATGTAATGAGGCCCCTATTTGGGTGCGGCTACcaaattttcctatggagttctagGGTGAAGAAATCTTTGCTGGGATTGTTGGATGCTTTGGTGAGCTCCTTTCAGTTGACCCAGTGACCTCTGCGAAGACGCGTCTAGTGTATGCTAGAATCTGTGTGAATGTTAAACAATCTGCTAATTTGCCAAAGGAGATTGGCCCCTTCTCTAAGCTGGGCAAATGGGTTTAGAAAGTCgagtatgaatctattccctttacttgtttccattgtaaaaaagttggtCATTGGGCCAGGGAATGCCCTTCTAAGCCTATGCCtaagaggagttggaagaagaaaaatgagacaaagggggtGGATTTGGTGGAGTCTCCGTCCTTAGATCCCACTCCATGTATGGATGGAATGAATAATATCCCATGTGTTCAGGTTGGTCCAGATCCAAATCCTTCAAACCTAGATCCCTTGAATGAGGGGGGGGGGATGCAGGGGGAAGCTTGAAGCCTGAGGAGATTTCTAATGGGGATAAGTCTATGACGGAGGTTCATAGGGTTAAGGATCCTTGCATCCACCTTGTTGTTGATGTTGGGA harbors:
- the LOC131861609 gene encoding phospholipase A1-Igamma1, chloroplastic-like, whose protein sequence is MVPNLKAEALRYGNLAQLCYDAFDGKSYSKNYGTCYHSKRDLFNKMGMSESGYQVTKYVYANTNLLNQVFGEKPKDQGVWLGFIAVCTDPNEIRRLGRRDIVIAWRGTQTAEEWIEDLRDILVPTRLSYRCKRTGKNQEHHFADGVLIERGFLSCYTSTVRHRQGAAGATVNTSTRDLVVSEIERLIQVYEKEMDNLSITFTGQSLGAALATLSAYDIKQMLCTKHNFHQIPVTVFAFASPRVGNLAFAKRVEEIGVKVLRFVNKRDVVPKVPGVCMNENVGCLSKLLHWLPWTYFHVGFELPLHNNSPFIQHTHNLAYFHNLELYLHLLDGYVGSKQPFSWSGRDHALVNKSCDLLREKYEIPPKWWQEQNKGLVKGPDGKWTQPSEEE